In Littorina saxatilis isolate snail1 unplaced genomic scaffold, US_GU_Lsax_2.0 scaffold_2004, whole genome shotgun sequence, the following are encoded in one genomic region:
- the LOC138954533 gene encoding uncharacterized protein — translation QQRRQQRQQQHNNNNNDYDDYDECAENGTIERAEYETNFDMLEPTLAIVANGLFLEFDADHSGHIDMSDMNALYSRMDLNKDTSVSRNEFETYMTEVMTVLVILHLQAQDFDS, via the exons caacaacgacgacaacaacgacaacaacaacacaacaacaacaacaatgactatgatgattatgatgaatGTGCAGAAAACGGAACGATCGAGAGGGCAGAGTATGAGACCAACTTCGACATGCTGGAGCCCACCCTAGCCATCGTGGCCAATGGCCTGTTCCTGGAGTTTGACGCCGACCACAGTGGTCACATCGACATGAGCGACATGAACGCCCTCTACAGCAGAATGGACCTCAACA AAGACACATCTGTATCGCGCAATGAGTTTGAAACGTACATGACCgag GTGATGACTGTCTTGGTTATTCTGCACCTTCAAGCTCAGGACTTCGACAGCTGA